In Henningerozyma blattae CBS 6284 chromosome 6, complete genome, the following are encoded in one genomic region:
- the TBLA0F01050 gene encoding uncharacterized protein (similar to Saccharomyces cerevisiae YBR137W; ancestral locus Anc_3.132), producing MQLDQSLLKQLTDRKVPLERLEALEKECVFDKFDADVAFEMGSFIRNEAKEMSPNKAIAIDISLPNGHCLFRSVTPGGSSLDNDFWIKRKQTTVLRFGHSTMFMGIKKGKLTPEEKFFVDSKEYAFHGGSIPLFIAGSAFPFAVLTVSGLKQEEDHLFATTATIKFVSKRAAQKTQLDLD from the coding sequence ATGCAATTAGACCAATCTTTATTGAAACAATTAACCGATAGAAAGGTCCCCTTGGAAAGATTGGAAGCTTTGGAAAAAGAATGTGTCTTCGATAAATTTGATGCTGATGTAGCTTTTGAGATGGGATCTTTCATTAGAAATGAAGCTAAAGAAATGTCTCCAAATAAGGCAATTGCCATTGATATTTCTTTGCCTAATGGACATTGTTTATTTCGTTCAGTAACACCAGGTGGTAGTAGTTTAGATAATGATTTCTGGATTAAAAGAAAGCAAACCACTGTCTTACGTTTTGGCCATTCTACCATGTTTATGGGCATTAAAAAAGGTAAATTGACTCCAGAAGAGAAATTTTTTGTCGATTCTAAGGAATATGCTTTTCATGGTGGTTCTATTCCGTTATTCATAGCTGGTTCTGCTTTCCCATTTGCTGTCTTAACGGTTAGTGGTTTGaaacaagaagaagatcACTTATTTGCAACTACTGCTACTATTAAATTTGTCTCAAAACGTGCTGCCCAAAAAACTCAACTAGATTTGGACTAA
- the PRP38 gene encoding U4/U6-U5 snRNP complex subunit PRP38 (similar to Saccharomyces cerevisiae PRP38 (YGR075C); ancestral locus Anc_3.138), protein MRMSKEFFVESQVSSKQLNHQSVSLVIPRLTRDKIHSALYYKVNLQDPSMRGNTLLGLNNVIIRDLGTLNNESINKKNVLGGVEFKCILMKLVELRPTIEQLDIILEISDATGEFNNKYIIALILVYLRIQYYYANETSDEAKRFKALFQQYINDYRKMKAISLNIDCWSQSQIITVELIHMDELVHWLSAKDNIWGIPLGKCSWCNILEDFSSDTSSDYDSDSD, encoded by the coding sequence ATGAGAATgtcaaaagaattttttgtaGAATCACAAGTGTCTTCTAAACAACTAAATCATCAATCTGTATCATTAGTGATACCAAGATTAACAAGAGATAAGATACATAGTGCCTTGTATTATAAGGTAAATTTGCAAGATCCTTCGATGCGAGGGAACACTCTGCTTGGGCTTAATAATGTCATTATTAGAGATTTAGGTAccttaaataatgaatcaattaataagaaaaatgtCTTAGGTGGTGTGGAGTTTAAATgtatattaatgaaattagtAGAATTACGGCCTACTATTGAACAATTAGATATCATACTCGAAATATCAGATGCAACTGgtgaatttaataataaatatattatagcCTTGATATTAGtctatttaagaatacAATACTACTATGCCAATGAAACGAGTGATGAAGCTAAGAGATTTAAAGCATTGTTTCAGcaatatattaatgattataGAAAAATGAAAGCTATTTCTCTTAATATTGATTGTTGGTCACAATCTCAAATTATTACAGTCGAACTTATACACATGGATGAACTTGTCCACTGGTTATCTGCGAAAGACAATATTTGGGGAATACCGTTGGGGAAATGTTCATGGTGTAATATATTAGAAGATTTTAGTAGTGACACTAGTTCAGACTATGATTCAGATAGCGACTAA
- the DSC2 gene encoding Dsc2p (similar to Saccharomyces cerevisiae YOL073C; ancestral locus Anc_3.135) — MSMETPNGLVSFPVTKLLMIGSIVLPLAASVMNSKYLFILHYEPFISQYGQYWRMLTFQLSAINESDVILIVLIWYHFRNLERLMGSYKYICVIVLALIYTTVILSCSLIILNILTPWMFWNRLTTGPLPILLSLLHFYKEYTPRIYEFNILLARPWFKHSKNHLNKEQIVWKLNDQFILNAYILLLLLNQGIIGVSIGFTSWICGILIDQGLLPGINSFRLPFVKYLLFLNRNTSTFVSGNLHTNQRAQRFNDETNTVLPTLTSSSTRNSLGLNRYNTDTTNNNANNSFINSPVPQDANHVFRIDGGSSTNLLGDTNETINDEPPRPLGVQFLDTFRR, encoded by the coding sequence ATGTCTATGGAAACACCCAATGGGTTGGTTAGTTTTCCAGTTACGAAACTGCTGATGATTGGATCTATCGTTCTACCTTTGGCAGCATCGGTAATGAatagtaaatatttatttattttacatTATGAACCATTTATATCACAATACGGACAGTATTGGAGAATGCTCACATTTCAATTGAGTGCAATCAACGAAAGTGATGTTATACTGATAGTATTGATCTGGTATCACTTTAGGAATCTAGAACGATTAATGGGATCctacaaatatatttgtgTTATCGTACTAGCATTGATTTATACCACGGTCATATTAAGTTGTTCATTAATAATCCTTAATATACTTACACCATGGATGTTTTGGAATAGATTAACCACAGGCCCATTACCAATACTTTTAAGCTTATTGCATTTTTATAAAGAATATACTCCACGAATTTATGAATTTAACATATTATTAGCAAGACCTTGGTTCAAACATAGTAagaatcatttgaataagGAACAAATTGTTTGGAAATTGAATGATCAATTCATATTAAATGcttatattcttttattgcTGCTCAACCAAGGAATAATCGGGGTATCAATTGGGTTCACAAGTTGGATTTGTGGGATCTTGATCGATCAAGGGCTATTACCAGgtataaattcttttagaTTACCTTTcgtcaaatatttattgtttCTCAATAGAAATACATCTACATTTGTCTCTGGTAACCTTCATACCAACCAACGAGCACAACGTTTCAATGATGAGACTAATACCGTGTTACCAACATTAACATCATCCAGCACAAGAAATTCATTGGGCTTGAACAGATATAATACCGATACTACAAATAACAATGCAAACAATAGTTTCATAAACAGCCCAGTACCTCAAGATGCTAATCATGTTTTTAGGATCGATGGTGGTTCTAGTACAAATCTATTGGGTGATACTAACGAGACAATTAATGATGAACCACCTCGTCCTTTAGGTGTTCAATTTCTCGATACCTTCAGGAGATAA
- the TBLA0F01040 gene encoding uncharacterized protein (similar to Saccharomyces cerevisiae YOL075C; ancestral locus Anc_3.133), translated as MTEYIENQLSFKHPPKVQLQVRDLSIAASKSNRVLLDYFSLDLPSGSVMAIMGGSGSGKTTLLNVLASKISGGLSYEGDIHYILEKDNSSEGETDVEDGKYNKLDASMTYLPQQDVLLPRLTCRETLMIAADLKLHCDKNEKTIIVNQLIDELGLKDCADTMVGDSTHRGLSGGEKRRLSIGTQMIANPSIMFLDEPTTGLDAYSAYLTIKTLKKLAQNGGRTFIMSIHQPRSDILFLLDYLCILSKGRVVFCDQMTNTIPYFEAQGYTVPKMTNPADYLIDISSVDTRNDASEKSTQLKVDKLIDNWKNFSNKSLTYPPISIEDEIKVHNMSASVSFWKQVLILTKRNYKLNISDYVSFAGTFLEPLLIGTAMGWIYYKPDKSSTRGLRTIAGFCYSCLMLQSYLYLLFDTYRLCELDIAIFDRERAEGTVHPVAFIFARKLSLFFTDDIIMSLLFSIITYFMVGFDASADSFFLYFAVVFLTQVCCSGLSMFSVAVSRDFSKASLVGNLSFTLLSLASGFFVNSKVTPVYVRWTKYISFSWYGYGTLLNNFFVDKYCTDSNDLETCTGNQIIEQYGFPRYWKKVPMSVLMCFAIGYFLASIIMLCIHKVDITLQNEIKSNKKNKKENKIEKLNVGLKEDFTDIEGTIKEQPLITVTIEDIDLQASFLRTLKKGTNKKLFYREQKEILHSINAVFKPNMINAIMGPSGSGKSSLLNLLSGRTRSSLFAKFSTTGSILFNDIPVTNEMFKSICSYVTQDDDHLLSSLTVKETFRFAADLRLHEIPVEERYERVDELIRQLGLKHCENTIIGNEFVKGISGGEKRRVTMGVQLLNDPPIILLDEPTSGLDSFTSANILEILQRLSTVYGKTIIFTIHQPRAELFVKFGNVLLLAKSGKTAFNGSPNEMIRFFSSLGYNCPELTNVADFFLDLISINTQNEQNELISRQRVEHIIDSWNNRLSEKVSPIVEVKEEISLSSFLSEYGDSVRKPCNLGTAYAVNLRRQWTTTWRNYESLSARVAQVPGIGVIFALFWSPIKHNYTSINDRMGLAQESTALYFCGMLGNLACYPLERDYFYVDYHDNVYGIAPFFLAYMTLELPLSGLAAIMYTAFTVMVCGLPRTAGNFFATAYCSFVVVLCGESLGIMTNTFFERPGFVVNCISIILSIGCQMAGLMSLSMSRVLKGFNYLNPLGYTSMILINFAFPKSLKLTCEDGGKNPDGTCIFSNGHDVLVAYNIVVNTKNYLAIIVCVAIIYRLLAYFTLKAKLEWIKW; from the coding sequence ATGActgaatatattgaaaaccAACTTTCCTTTAAACATCCTCCAAAAGTTCAACTACAAGTTCGAGATCTATCTATAGCAGCCTCGAAATCCAACAGAGTATTGCTAGATTATTTCTCTCTGGATCTCCCCAGTGGGTCTGTGATGGCCATTATGGGTGGTTCAGGGTCTGGTAAAACCACTCTATTAAATGTACTGGCTTCTAAAATTAGTGGTGGACTATCATACGAAGGTGatattcattatatattagaaaaagataattcGAGTGAGGGAGAAACAGATGTGGAAGATGGaaagtataataaattagatgCCTCGATGACCTATTTACCACAACAGGATGTCTTATTGCCAAGATTGACTTGCAGGGAAACATTGATGATTGCTGCTGATTTGAAGTTGCATTGTGATAAAAATGAGAaaactattattgttaACCAACTAATTGATGAATTGGGTTTAAAAGATTGTGCAGATACAATGGTTGGTGATAGTACTCATCGTGGGTTATCTGGTGGTGAAAAACGAAGATTAAGTATTGGTACTCAAATGATTGCAAATCCTTCTATTATGTTCTTAGATGAACCTACAACAGGGTTAGATGCGTATTCTGCCTATTTGACAATTAAGACTTTGAAAAAACTGGCACAAAATGGGGGTAGAACTTTTATTATGTCAATTCATCAACCAAGATCAGATATTCTATTCTTGTTGGATTATTTATGTATTTTATCGAAAGGTAGAGTTGTATTCTGTGATCAGATGACTAATACAATTCCATACTTTGAAGCTCAAGGTTATACTGTCCCAAAAATGACAAATCCTGCAGATTATTTAATCGATATTTCAAGTGTGGATACAAGAAATGATGCCTCTGAAAAATCTACACAACTTAAAgtagataaattaatagataattggaaaaatttttcaaataaaagtTTAACATACCCTCCAATAAGTAtagaagatgaaattaaagttCATAATATGTCTGCAAGTGTATCTTTTTGGAAGCAAGTCCTTATTCTTACAAAGAGAAATTATAAGCTCAATATTAGTGATTACGTTTCATTTGCAGGGACTTTTCTAGAGCCACTTTTAATTGGTACTGCCATGGGTTGGATTTATTATAAACCTGATAAATCATCAACTCGAGGTTTACGAACAATTGCAGGTTTCTGTTATTCTTGTCTAATGTTACAAAGTTATTTATatctattatttgataCTTATCGTTTATGTGAATTAGATATTGCAATTTTTGATCGTGAAAGAGCAGAAGGTACCGTACATCCTGTTGCGTTTATTTTTGCAAGAAAACTTTCACTATTTTTTACAGATGATATTATAATgagtttattattttccattatTACTTATTTTATGGTTGGTTTTGATGCTAGTGCAGATTCgttctttttatattttgctGTGGTATTTTTAACTCAAGTTTGCTGTTCTGGTCTTTCTATGTTTTCAGTGGCTGTTTCTCGCGATTTTTCTAAGGCTTCTTTAGTTGGTAATTTAAGTTTTACTCTATTATCATTAGCGAGTGgattttttgtaaattcaAAAGTTACACCAGTCTACGTTCGTTGGACAAAATATATCTCATTTTCATGGTATGGCTATGGTACgcttttgaataatttttttgtcgATAAATACTGCACAGACAGCAATGATCTAGAAACTTGTACAGGGaatcaaattattgaaCAATATGGATTCCCTAGATATTGGAAAAAAGTACCAATGTCAGTTTTAATGTGTTTTGCCATCGGCTATTTTCTTGCATCTATCATTATGTTATGCATTCATAAAGTTGATATCACTTtacaaaatgaaattaaatcgaataaaaagaataaaaaagagAATAAGATTGAAAAACTTAATGTTGGCTTAAAAGAAGATTTTACTGATATAGAAGGAACTATAAAAGAGCAACCATTAATTACAGTTACTATAGAAGACATTGACCTGCAAGCGTCCTTTTTAAGAACATTGAAAAAGGGTACCAATAAAAAGTTGTTTTATAGAGAAcagaaagaaattttacATTCCATTAATGCTGTATTCAAACCTAACATGATTAACGCAATCATGGGTCCCTCTGGTTCAGGTAAGTCATCTTTGCTAAACCTTTTATCTGGTAGAACCAGATCTTCTTTATTTGCCAAATTCTCCACTACTGGGTCGATTTTGTTTAATGATATTCCTGTTACTAATGAAATGTTTAAAAGTATATGTTCTTATGTAACGCAAGACGATGAccatttattatcatcctTAACTGTAAAAGAAACTTTTAGATTCGCTGCAGATTTAAGATTGCATGAAATACCAGTTGAAGAAAGATATGAAAGAGTTGATGAATTGATAAGACAATTAGGCTTGAAACATTGTGAAAATACAATTATTGGTAACGAATTCGTTAAAGGTATCAGTGGTGGTGAAAAGAGAAGAGTCACTATGGGTGTTCAATTACTAAACGATCCTCCaatcatattattagatgaacCTACATCAGGTTTAGATAGTTTCACTTCAGCAAATATCTTGGAAATTTTACAAAGATTATCAACAGTTTATGGgaaaactattatttttacaattcATCAGCCAAGGGCAGAACTTTTTGTCAAATTTGGAAATGTTCTTTTATTAGCAAAATCTGGGAAAACTGCATTTAATGGTTCACCTAATGAAATGATTCGCTTTTTTAGCAGTTTAGGCTATAATTGTCCAGAATTGACAAATGTTGCtgattttttcttggaTTTAATATCTATTAATACTCAAAACGAGCAAAACGAACTTATTTCAAGACAAAGGGTAGAACACATCATTGATAGTTGGAACAATAGGCTAAGTGAAAAGGTGTCACCAATAGTTGAAGTTAAGGAAGAGATATCCTTGAGCTCATTTCTATCTGAGTATGGAGACTCAGTTAGAAAGCCATGCAATCTAGGAACTGCTTACGCTGTAAATTTGAGAAGGCAATGGACTACTACTTGGAGAAACTATGAATCCTTAAGTGCTAGAGTTGCACAAGTTCCTGGCATCGGGGTTATTTTTGCATTGTTTTGGTCTCCTATAAAACATAATTATACAAGTATTAATGACAGAATGGGGTTAGCGCAAGAATCTACAGCCTTATATTTCTGTGGCATGTTGGGGAACCTTGCCTGTTATCCACTGGAAAGGGATTATTTTTACGTTGATTATCATGATAATGTGTATGGTATAGCTCCATTTTTTCTCGCGTATATGACATTAGAACTACCATTGTCTGGGCTAGCTGCTATAATGTATACTGCTTTTACTGTAATGGTATGTGGCTTACCCAGAACTGCTGGTAATTTCTTTGCTACTGCTTATTGCTCTTTTGTAGTGGTTCTATGTGGTGAATCACTAGGTATTATGACTAACACTTTCTTCGAAAGACCAGGCTTTGTTGTTAATTGTATTTCTATTATCTTATCTATTGGTTGCCAAATGGCTGGTTTAATGTCTCTGAGCATGTCAAGGGTATTGAAAGgattcaattatttaaatccaTTAGGGTATACATCTatgattttgataaattttgCATTTCCAAAGAGTTTAAAACTGACATGTGAGGATGGTGGCAAAAATCCAGATGGTACttgtatattttctaatggACATGATGTTTTAGTCGCATATAACATTGTTGTCAATACAAAGAACTATTTAGCTATTATTGTCTGCGTCGCTATTATTTATAGACTATTAGCATATTTCACATTAAAAGCAAAACTGGAATGGATCAAATGGTAA
- the PEX8 gene encoding Pex8p (similar to Saccharomyces cerevisiae PEX8 (YGR077C); ancestral locus Anc_3.136): MDSQNINYLVNFLESSSTIPDDVDTTIINNIIYYTPRLRSLEQLRRFCNAIFNSSIWGLYDQDLVMYQLGEGIISWKLQISEPVISLYNFFKIWDEIFFNCNKWSLSKIAFCSGILSTKEMFIQLQGNQYLDSTGKVIKFYETWKFNTLLPVWNSMLSKVVAEPNLKADILVFLLAMINTNEDISKLHHLPWDLISKSIINQFEYYIFPYNNRINIQLAKCIEKNINILVRMIQISFKFTSISTCDIIEHKIETFSNDFYNQEVETTIGTGRSKKYDLDRNYFNILLIVILTLKGLIQKRISSSASLNNLSFRIINILSNLNFIAYDIGSFETYDYVFDFACYEITRIDNGLSQHIVRDKYWLFMKILSNQCNLTKIKNTKNISKLELSRIKFFINFLKKTIFNCGVSNLINRFVETDIFHKLANIYLSFKELGIADTSHELMILILTISPLDFKIYEKFLVQYVSTIIAQLMGNELSSLQYLEISRKLSSDYKFQTKLSEERSNLISYTILNEIKKIHLLEESALHKKNTNGSDTPLSSMFALFDSLIYSLQLSRINSFLHWIPIIEELYSDGLFALHREETLRLLGSRIIDSRQEYALKWWYDKNTSLQKQLQ, encoded by the coding sequence ATGGATTCTcagaatattaattatcttgttaattttttggaaAGTTCATCAACAATTCCTGACGATGTAGACACTACTATCATtaacaatataatatattatactcCAAGACTTCGATCACTCGAGCAACTCCGCAGATTTTGCAAtgctatttttaattcttcaatatgGGGTTTATATGATCAGGATTTAGTTATGTATCAACTAGGTGAAGGTATTATATCATGGAAGTTACAAATCTCAGAACCAGTTATTTcgttatataattttttcaaaatttgggatgaaattttctttaattgtaataaatggtcattatcaaaaattGCATTTTGTTCAGGGATTTTAAGTACTAAGGAAATGTTCATACAATTACAAGGAAATCAATACCTGGATTCAACAGGGAAggttattaaattttatgaGACTTGGAAATTCAACACACTATTACCTGTGTGGAATTCTATGTTATCAAAGGTTGTCGCAGAACCAAATTTGAAGGCAGACATTCTCGTATTTCTTCTTGCTATGATTAATACAAATGAAGACATTTCTAAGCTTCATCATTTACCATGGgatttaatatcaaaatcgatcataaatcaatttgaaTACTATATATTCCcgtataataatagaataaatatacaattGGCAAAATGTatcgaaaaaaatattaacatcCTTGTAAGAATGATACAAATATCGTTTAAGTTTACTTCTATATCGACCTGTGACATAATAGAACATAAAATTGAAACCTTTTCGAATGATTTTTATAACCAAGAAGTAGAAACAACTATAGGAACTGGAAGATCCAAGAAATATGATTTAGatagaaattattttaatattttattgattgtaattttaactttaaagggattaatacaaaaaagaatttcaaGTTCAGCTtcattgaataatttatctttcaGAATAATTAACATTTTAAGCAATCTAAATTTCATTGCTTATGACATTGGAAGTTTTGAGACATATGATTATGTTTTTGATTTTGCATGTTATGAAATCACCAGGATAGATAATGGTTTATCACAGCATATAGTACGGGATAAATATTGGTTATTCATGAAAATTCTAAGTAATCAATGTAACCTtacaaaaatcaaaaatacaaaaaatatttctaaattagaACTCtcaagaataaaatttttcattaattttttgaaaaagacaatatttaattgtgGCGTTTCAAATCTTATTAACAGATTTGTTGAAACAGACATCTTCCATAAATTAGCAAATATTTACTTAAGTTTTAAAGAATTGGGGATTGCTGACACTTCTCATGAGTTGATGATCTTGATTCTAACCATTTCTCCGTTAGActtcaaaatatatgaaaaatttttggtTCAATATGTATCGACTATAATTGCCCAACTAATGGGAAAtgaattatcatcattacaATACCTTGAGATTTCAAGAAAGTTATCCAGCGATTACAAATTTCAAACAAAACTGTCAGAAGAGAGGTCTAATTTGATATCCTATACTATTTtgaatgaaataaaaaaaatacatctCCTAGAGGAGAGTGCATTacacaaaaaaaatactaatgGTTCTGATACTCCTTTATCAAGCATGTTTGCATTGTTTGATAGTTTGATATATTCTCTTCAATTAAGCagaattaattcatttctGCATTGGATACctattattgaagaattgtATAGTGATGGGTTGTTTGCATTACATAGAGAAGAAACCTTGCGCTTATTGGGGAGTCGTATCATTGATTCAAGACAAGAATATGCATTAAAATGGTGGTACGACAAGAATACCTCATTACAAAAGCAATTGCAATAG